The Eurosta solidaginis isolate ZX-2024a chromosome 4, ASM4086904v1, whole genome shotgun sequence genome includes a window with the following:
- the LOC137251060 gene encoding salivary glue protein Sgs-3-like, whose protein sequence is MGKYLLSFILMATLVATVYSQGSTDATTTTASTTTPTTTPTTTGTTESTTTTTPTTTSTTASTTTTTPTTTSTTPTTTSTTASTTTTTPTTTSTTPTTTSTTPTTTSTTASTTTTTPTTTSTTPTTTSTTPTTTSTTASTTTTTPTTTSTTPTTTSTTPTTTSTTASTTTTTPTTTSTTPTTTSTTASTTTTTPTTTSTTPTTTSTTPTTTSTTASTTTTTPTTTSSTTTRSTTRRTTRRTTRRRTTRRRTTRRRTTRPSNTRRAPISDKLTRAIE, encoded by the coding sequence ATGGGGAAATATTTACTTTCGTTTATACTTATGGCCACCTTAGTGGCCACAGTGTATTCTCAAGGCTCCACGGATGCAACTACCACAACTGCATCAACTACTACGCCCACTACGACGCCTACAACAACAGGCACCACGGAATCCActacaacaaccacgcccacaaCGACTAGCACCACGGCATCCACCACAACAACTACGCCCACTACAACTTCAACCACGCCAACAACGACAAGTACCACGGCATCCACCACAACAACTACGCCCACTACTACTTCAACTACGCCCACTACAACTTCAACTACGCCAACAACGACAAGCACCACGGCATCCACCACAACAACTACGCCCACTACTACTTCAACTACGCCCACTACTACTTCAACTACGCCAACAACGACAAGCACCACGGCATCCACCACAACAACTACGCCCACTACTACTTCAACTACGCCCACTACAACTTCAACTACGCCAACAACGACAAGTACCACGGCATCCACCACAACAACTACGCCCACTACTACTTCAACTACTCCAACAACGACAAGCACCACGGCATCCACCACAACAACTACGCCCACTACTACTTCAACTACACCCACTACAACTTCAACTACGCCAACAACGACAAGCACCACCGCATCAACCACAACAACTACACCCACAACAACAAGCAGCACAACGACCAGGTCTACAACTAGGCGCACTACGAGGCGAACAACGAGGAGGCGAACAACAAGGAGGCGAACAACGAGGAGGCGTACAACTAGACCATCAAATACTAGGCGTGCACCTATTTCTGACAAACTAACGCGGGCAATTGAATAA